A single Filimonas effusa DNA region contains:
- the bioD gene encoding dethiobiotin synthase — translation MKEALKLFVSGIGTGVGKTICAAILTEAFEADYWKPVQAGDLDRSDSMRVQALVSEDRIIHEERYRLSLPASPHKAARIENLQLQPSEWQLPATHRPLIVEGAGGLLVPLNDHYFMLDLISQWQLPVALVARDYLGCINHTLLSIALLSARHICMPLFIFNGCFDADAKRVISLQLSPGTKVLEIPDIENIDRAAIQQLVKTLHLF, via the coding sequence ATGAAAGAAGCTTTAAAACTATTTGTAAGCGGCATAGGAACTGGTGTAGGCAAAACCATTTGCGCCGCTATTTTGACGGAAGCGTTTGAGGCTGATTACTGGAAGCCTGTGCAGGCCGGGGATCTGGATCGGTCTGACAGTATGCGGGTTCAAGCGCTGGTGAGTGAAGACCGTATTATTCACGAGGAGCGTTATCGTCTTTCGCTGCCGGCATCTCCCCATAAGGCAGCCCGTATAGAAAATTTACAACTACAGCCAAGCGAATGGCAATTACCGGCAACCCATCGTCCACTTATTGTAGAAGGTGCAGGCGGCTTGCTGGTTCCCTTAAACGACCATTATTTTATGCTTGACCTCATAAGCCAATGGCAACTTCCTGTGGCGCTGGTTGCGCGTGATTATCTCGGATGCATTAATCATACGTTGTTATCTATTGCGCTACTTAGCGCGAGGCATATTTGTATGCCGCTATTTATATTCAACGGTTGTTTTGATGCAGATGCCAAACGCGTTATAAGTCTTCAGCTCTCACCGGGAACCAAGGTATTAGAGATACCGGATATAGAAAACATTGATCGTGCAGCCATTCAGCAGCTCGTAAAAACACTCCACCTATTTTAA
- a CDS encoding aminotransferase class I/II-fold pyridoxal phosphate-dependent enzyme: MHEHLTFMSQLLLNRVERGNQRKLKANDCRIDFFSNDYLGFAGDPAFQQLIWENVKRCPAQLTGSTGSRLISGTSRATSETEASIAREHGVESALLFTSGYTANLSLFSSLAQRGDTILVDEYIHRSVHDGCMLSMAQKWKFQHNDLCHLETLLKKAKGKCLVAVESLYSMEGDFAPLKELVSITERYGAALIIDEAHAFGVWGYGLATQHQLQNRVLATVVTYGKAMGLHGAAILTQQLTKDYLVNYAAPFIYTTAPGDLAAVSISLGYDHLKQNTTASACLQEIIKQFRNAALTTKSMAGSPIQVIEHYSLQQLEELQTALAAEGMATYLVKAPSVKAGSERIRVCLHAFNSEREVALLTSIIKHYL; encoded by the coding sequence ATGCATGAACATCTCACCTTCATGTCGCAATTGCTCCTTAACCGGGTTGAACGGGGTAACCAGAGAAAACTGAAGGCGAACGATTGCCGCATTGACTTTTTCTCGAATGATTACCTGGGTTTTGCGGGAGACCCGGCATTTCAGCAGTTGATATGGGAAAACGTTAAGAGGTGTCCGGCACAATTAACAGGCAGTACCGGATCGAGGTTAATCAGTGGCACTTCCCGAGCAACATCAGAGACAGAGGCATCGATAGCCCGTGAACATGGCGTTGAAAGCGCCCTGCTTTTTACTTCGGGTTATACTGCAAACCTGTCGTTGTTTTCAAGCCTGGCTCAGCGCGGGGATACTATACTGGTGGATGAATATATACACCGTTCCGTGCACGATGGCTGTATGCTTTCCATGGCGCAAAAATGGAAGTTTCAGCATAATGATCTTTGCCATTTAGAAACGTTATTAAAGAAAGCCAAGGGGAAATGCCTCGTAGCGGTAGAAAGCCTTTATTCGATGGAAGGAGATTTTGCTCCATTAAAAGAACTGGTTTCAATTACTGAGCGCTATGGAGCCGCATTGATCATAGATGAGGCGCATGCCTTCGGAGTTTGGGGTTATGGCCTGGCAACTCAGCATCAATTGCAGAACCGGGTGCTTGCTACTGTAGTTACTTACGGTAAAGCAATGGGATTACATGGAGCGGCTATATTAACTCAACAGCTCACCAAAGACTACCTCGTTAACTATGCAGCTCCCTTTATTTACACCACAGCACCTGGCGACCTGGCAGCAGTGAGTATAAGCCTGGGATATGATCATTTGAAGCAAAATACAACAGCCAGCGCCTGCTTACAGGAAATAATTAAACAATTCCGGAACGCTGCTTTGACAACTAAGTCTATGGCTGGCAGTCCTATCCAGGTAATAGAACATTATTCACTGCAACAACTGGAAGAATTACAGACAGCATTGGCCGCTGAAGGAATGGCGACCTACCTGGTAAAAGCGCCATCTGTTAAAGCGGGTTCTGAACGCATACGCGTTTGCCTGCATGCCTTTAACAGTGAAAGAGAAGTAGCGCTGCTGACCAGTATCATAAAACATTACCTGTAA
- the bioB gene encoding biotin synthase BioB: protein MTKRNEPRTNWTKEEVSSIYHQPLLELVFQAATVHRQWHDASSIQVSTLLSVKTGGCPEDCSYCGQAARYHTDIKVQALLPTETVLSHARQAKDAGAQRFCMAAAWREVRDNRDFDRILEMVKGVNEMGLQVCCTLGMLTEEQAQRLREAGLYAYNHNLDTSSEYYEAIISTRQFDQRMNTLDNVRKAGLSVCSGGIIGLGETDEDRISLLLTLATLPEHPESVPVNALVRVKGTPLEAQPKVSVWEMVRMIATARIIMPASMVRLSAGRIEMTEAEQAWCFMAGANSIFTGERKTLLVTPNPAISEDMEMFMRLGLNAAVAQTKTSCEQAV, encoded by the coding sequence ATGACAAAAAGAAATGAACCCAGAACAAACTGGACAAAAGAAGAAGTAAGTTCAATTTATCATCAGCCCTTACTGGAACTGGTATTCCAGGCAGCAACCGTTCACCGGCAGTGGCATGACGCTTCTTCGATACAGGTAAGCACCCTGTTATCTGTAAAAACGGGTGGTTGCCCGGAAGACTGTTCTTATTGCGGGCAGGCTGCGCGCTATCATACCGACATCAAGGTGCAGGCCTTATTGCCTACAGAAACGGTGCTTTCACATGCCAGGCAGGCCAAAGATGCCGGGGCGCAAAGGTTCTGCATGGCGGCTGCCTGGCGGGAAGTACGGGATAACCGCGATTTTGACCGCATACTCGAGATGGTAAAGGGAGTGAATGAAATGGGATTACAAGTATGCTGTACGCTGGGCATGCTAACAGAAGAGCAGGCGCAGCGTCTTCGTGAGGCAGGTTTATACGCCTATAATCATAACCTGGACACTTCATCGGAGTACTATGAAGCAATCATTTCAACCCGACAATTCGACCAACGGATGAATACGCTGGATAATGTACGAAAAGCAGGTTTATCGGTATGTTCGGGCGGCATTATAGGATTAGGAGAAACAGACGAAGACAGGATATCGTTACTGCTAACGCTGGCTACCCTGCCCGAGCACCCCGAATCGGTACCCGTGAATGCGCTGGTAAGAGTAAAAGGAACACCACTGGAAGCGCAGCCTAAAGTAAGCGTATGGGAAATGGTTCGTATGATAGCCACCGCACGTATCATCATGCCTGCCTCCATGGTAAGGTTAAGTGCGGGGAGAATAGAAATGACCGAAGCGGAGCAGGCATGGTGCTTTATGGCCGGCGCCAATTCTATTTTTACAGGCGAACGGAAAACACTTTTGGTTACGCCTAATCCTGCTATATCGGAAGATATGGAAATGTTTATGCGACTGGGATTAAATGCAGCCGTTGCCCAAACAAAAACATCATGCGAACAAGCAGTTTAG
- the bioA gene encoding adenosylmethionine--8-amino-7-oxononanoate transaminase: MRTSSLAARDERVNWHPYTQMKTASPVIPIVRGEGTYLFDEQGKRYIDAISSWWVTLHGHAHPYIASQVSKQLHTLEHVIFAGFTHRPAIELSERLLSLLPGNQRRIFYSDNGSTAVEVALKMSIQYHFNNGARKLKVLALRDAYHGDTFGAMSVSGRSRWTVPFNDLLFEVVFIDRPSVTNLAAIKQVIDVYAEAVACFIYEPLVQGAGGMLMYEADVLSQLMLYCRQKGILLIQDEVFTGFGRTGQLFAANHLTEQPDIMCFSKGLTGGTMAMGVTSCSEMLYEAFYSSDRYKTLFHGHSFTANPLACAAALASLDLLVNESTQDNIHRICRQHAHFIERIRQHQGIGVTRQCGTIVALEPKESEGTGYFYKDQQRLYHQFLSNGVLLRPLGSVVYIVPPYCISPEDLDLVYEVIETVITQ; the protein is encoded by the coding sequence ATGCGAACAAGCAGTTTAGCAGCCAGGGACGAGCGGGTAAACTGGCATCCTTACACGCAAATGAAAACAGCCTCGCCTGTTATACCGATAGTACGCGGGGAGGGCACCTATTTGTTTGACGAGCAGGGGAAACGTTATATAGATGCTATTTCATCGTGGTGGGTAACACTGCACGGTCATGCGCATCCGTATATTGCCAGCCAGGTATCCAAACAACTACATACGCTTGAACATGTGATATTTGCGGGTTTTACCCACAGGCCTGCAATAGAGTTATCCGAGCGGCTATTGTCATTGTTACCGGGTAACCAGCGTAGAATATTTTACTCCGACAATGGGTCTACGGCTGTAGAGGTAGCCTTAAAAATGAGCATCCAGTATCATTTTAACAATGGCGCCAGGAAGTTGAAGGTGCTGGCTTTGAGAGACGCTTATCATGGTGATACATTCGGGGCTATGTCGGTAAGCGGGCGCAGCCGGTGGACGGTGCCTTTTAATGATCTGCTATTCGAGGTGGTATTTATCGACAGACCTTCTGTCACCAACCTGGCAGCCATAAAACAGGTAATAGATGTTTACGCGGAAGCGGTGGCCTGTTTCATTTATGAGCCACTGGTGCAGGGAGCCGGCGGCATGTTAATGTATGAAGCCGATGTACTTAGCCAGCTTATGCTTTATTGCCGGCAAAAGGGAATATTACTGATCCAGGATGAAGTTTTTACAGGATTTGGACGTACGGGTCAATTATTTGCCGCCAATCATTTAACTGAGCAGCCTGATATCATGTGCTTTTCGAAAGGGTTAACCGGAGGTACTATGGCTATGGGAGTTACCAGTTGTTCGGAAATGCTATATGAGGCGTTCTATTCAAGCGACCGTTACAAGACCTTATTTCACGGGCATTCTTTCACGGCTAATCCATTGGCCTGTGCGGCTGCACTGGCCAGCCTCGACCTACTGGTTAACGAGAGTACACAAGATAATATTCACCGGATATGCCGGCAGCATGCTCATTTTATCGAGCGCATACGGCAGCATCAAGGAATTGGTGTTACCCGACAATGTGGCACTATCGTGGCTTTAGAGCCGAAGGAGAGCGAGGGTACGGGTTATTTTTACAAAGACCAGCAGCGTTTATACCATCAATTCCTTTCTAATGGCGTATTGCTGCGCCCGCTGGGGAGTGTAGTTTATATTGTACCGCCCTACTGCATCAGTCCTGAAGACCTGGATCTTGTTTATGAGGTTATTGAAACAGTCATCACGCAATAA